One part of the Tunicatimonas pelagia genome encodes these proteins:
- a CDS encoding helix-turn-helix domain-containing protein gives MEVICLETKAFYALVEEVVKRIQDNEQIQQDKWLSTEDAMDLLKVKSKTTLQKLRDEGKIRYSQPQKKIILYDRDSILAHLDRNAQNTF, from the coding sequence ATGGAAGTCATTTGTCTGGAAACAAAGGCGTTTTATGCGCTGGTGGAAGAAGTCGTCAAGCGGATACAGGACAACGAGCAAATCCAACAAGATAAGTGGCTCAGTACCGAAGATGCGATGGACTTGCTTAAGGTTAAGTCCAAAACGACCCTGCAAAAACTCAGAGACGAAGGAAAAATCCGCTACAGCCAGCCCCAAAAGAAAATCATTCTCTACGACCGAGATTCTATTCTTGCTCACTTAGATAGAAACGCACAAAACACTTTTTAA
- a CDS encoding tyrosine-type recombinase/integrase, with amino-acid sequence MKGQTPVRISLTEAEFKALRDIALEQGSPLFHARNMFMASFFMRGMNWMDMALLKVANIRGDFERIHYVRQKTGKPFSIKISPALKELLLSYLSETLNPNDFIFPILKPTDAPERYTDIIRDRRKRLNGRLKKIAALCDISPFTIYTARHTYATTGKRKGVPTAVIQESMGHATEEITQTYLDSFENSVIDEYDELIMSD; translated from the coding sequence ATTAAAGGCCAAACGCCGGTTCGTATCTCACTAACTGAGGCAGAATTCAAAGCCTTACGTGATATTGCCCTGGAGCAGGGTTCCCCTCTGTTTCATGCCCGCAATATGTTCATGGCTAGCTTCTTTATGCGTGGCATGAACTGGATGGATATGGCCTTACTGAAAGTTGCTAACATTCGCGGAGACTTTGAGCGCATACACTACGTGCGCCAGAAAACCGGCAAACCTTTCAGTATCAAAATCAGTCCAGCCTTAAAAGAATTACTACTCTCTTATCTTAGTGAAACCCTCAATCCAAATGATTTCATCTTTCCCATTCTAAAGCCAACAGATGCTCCTGAACGCTATACCGACATTATACGAGACCGGCGTAAGCGGCTTAACGGACGGCTGAAAAAAATAGCAGCACTATGTGATATTAGCCCGTTTACCATTTATACTGCTCGCCACACTTACGCCACAACCGGAAAGCGCAAAGGCGTACCAACGGCCGTTATTCAGGAAAGTATGGGTCATGCTACCGAAGAGATTACGCAAACCTATCTGGACTCTTTTGAGAACAGCGTAATTGATGAGTACGATGAGCTAATTATGAGTGACTGA
- a CDS encoding radical SAM/SPASM domain-containing protein — translation MKRLIPQKAPELLLKQIDEKYGYAVNCSYPNSFRLLNRSQYEILHAINNRDDLETLSRRFGISSEELKKFLVLLGKTDLVRFDDEFSVPQRPEEPKSLNFWIHTTDACNLGCSYCYISTLNTRKGMSDEVRRQLLLKLTETVRKRGIKHIKLRLAGGEPLSQFKVWKSFIPEAKVSLTDLGCKLDVAFITNLTILSDDILKFSKEYSIGYGISLDGVEDTHDATRSFRSGRGSFQVVDANLRKLLAENIPVSVNTVISNHILAGLPELTRYLIALDVPFRYSIVKGESIQADLLEQYLLESYTIMEKAIASGWQFAKRYQFCDLKPNELGFQTCTSGFSGGAIYVDGSLKYCHVHFGQDDHPGSSIFNDELDLVDMIEQGEHHEEAKSEDCRTCRYRSVCTSGCPVYRVDGKDPQCSLYYRVIPMYYELQAKERLHLLQKHGMV, via the coding sequence ATGAAGAGATTGATACCCCAGAAAGCACCAGAACTCCTGCTTAAGCAAATTGATGAGAAGTACGGGTATGCAGTCAACTGTTCATATCCGAATTCATTTCGGCTTCTGAACCGCTCCCAATATGAAATACTCCACGCGATTAACAACCGCGACGATCTGGAAACTCTATCTCGCCGGTTCGGCATTTCTTCGGAAGAACTAAAAAAGTTTTTGGTGCTGCTGGGTAAGACTGATCTTGTAAGGTTCGATGATGAATTCAGTGTACCACAGCGACCAGAAGAGCCTAAATCGCTGAACTTTTGGATTCACACGACCGATGCCTGTAATCTCGGATGTAGCTATTGTTATATCTCTACACTGAACACCCGTAAGGGCATGTCGGATGAAGTACGGCGGCAACTTCTGTTGAAGCTTACTGAGACCGTAAGAAAGAGGGGTATCAAGCATATCAAACTTCGCCTGGCTGGTGGCGAACCTCTCAGTCAGTTCAAGGTTTGGAAGTCTTTTATTCCTGAAGCAAAAGTCAGTTTGACGGACTTAGGATGCAAGCTGGATGTAGCGTTTATTACCAATCTCACTATCCTTAGTGATGATATTCTGAAATTCTCAAAAGAGTATAGCATTGGCTATGGCATCTCGTTGGATGGTGTGGAAGATACGCATGATGCCACCCGATCCTTCCGCTCAGGAAGAGGCTCATTTCAAGTAGTTGACGCGAATCTGCGAAAGCTCTTGGCAGAAAACATTCCGGTTTCAGTCAATACCGTTATTAGCAACCATATTCTGGCCGGACTGCCGGAACTCACCCGATATCTTATCGCCTTGGATGTTCCTTTTCGCTACTCCATTGTCAAGGGCGAATCTATCCAGGCGGACTTACTGGAACAGTATCTGTTGGAATCCTACACCATCATGGAAAAGGCGATAGCCTCTGGTTGGCAATTTGCCAAGCGATACCAGTTTTGTGACTTAAAACCCAATGAACTAGGGTTTCAAACTTGCACTTCCGGCTTTTCCGGTGGGGCTATCTACGTAGATGGTTCGTTAAAGTATTGCCACGTGCATTTTGGACAAGACGATCATCCAGGCTCCTCAATATTCAATGACGAACTGGATTTGGTGGATATGATTGAGCAAGGTGAGCATCATGAAGAGGCTAAGTCCGAGGATTGCCGGACTTGCCGTTACCGCTCGGTTTGCACGAGTGGATGCCCCGTCTATCGGGTGGATGGGAAAGATCCACAATGCAGCCTGTATTACCGGGTGATCCCAATGTACTATGAACTCCAGGCAAAAGAGCGATTGCACCTCTTGCAAAAACATGGGATGGTATAG
- a CDS encoding recombinase family protein yields the protein MKQAIAYYRVSTTRQGRSGLGLEAQQSAVRNYCALHEYALITEVKEVKSTRKHRIGLFEALDLCRQHRATLIVARLDRLGRDVEQIAGIVKSKVDIIVTDNPHANRFTIHILAAVAEEQRQRISEATKAALQAAKERGVELGKNGKLLSVTNRKAAQDFAHQLSPVLRRLQRRGITSVRAISKELNRKGIPTFHEGGKWHPSTVHTLMNRLK from the coding sequence ATGAAGCAGGCTATTGCCTATTATCGGGTATCCACTACGCGGCAGGGTCGTAGTGGCTTAGGACTGGAAGCACAGCAAAGCGCGGTGAGAAATTACTGTGCACTCCATGAATACGCTTTGATAACGGAAGTCAAAGAAGTCAAATCTACTCGTAAACATCGGATAGGTTTGTTTGAAGCCTTAGACCTCTGCCGACAGCATCGGGCTACTTTAATCGTTGCTCGGCTGGATAGGTTAGGGCGGGATGTAGAACAAATTGCAGGGATTGTTAAATCCAAAGTGGATATTATCGTAACCGATAACCCCCATGCAAACCGCTTTACAATTCACATTCTAGCAGCAGTAGCCGAAGAGCAACGGCAACGCATTAGTGAGGCTACGAAGGCTGCTTTACAAGCGGCTAAAGAGCGCGGTGTTGAGTTGGGTAAAAACGGCAAACTCCTTTCTGTTACCAACCGGAAGGCGGCTCAGGATTTTGCTCATCAGCTCTCGCCGGTGCTGAGGCGATTGCAACGCCGTGGCATTACCTCGGTGCGAGCTATCTCAAAAGAGCTAAATAGGAAAGGGATACCAACCTTTCATGAGGGGGGCAAGTGGCATCCCAGCACGGTGCATACACTAATGAACCGACTAAAGTAA